The following coding sequences are from one Synergistaceae bacterium window:
- a CDS encoding tyrosine-type recombinase/integrase, translated as MTDYAFRSLIGTCIKNFIDQKCALGYPYQSSARILYHLDMLAYEKFPDDCILTKEMCAAWLRLKPGEHPNGLLRRVTPVRQLGKYMKGLGYDAYVIPGHIPHRQIKYEAHIYTDAELKAFFNSVDHCPPSPFSPTRKYVIPVIFRMLYCCGMRSSEARMLRAEDVDIDTGRITIRESKGWKARIVYMGDDLHDVCREYDSIMESMYPGREVFFPNKEGNFFSKSILDQWFHEFWDKLPESRAVIGNPARVHDFRHGYAVHRLNQWVREGQDINALYPYLSEYMGHSCYADTDYYLSLVEDFYPEMEWRLSAVNDSILPEVCHEEE; from the coding sequence ATGACTGATTATGCGTTCAGGAGCCTAATCGGCACCTGCATTAAAAATTTCATTGATCAAAAGTGTGCATTGGGATATCCCTATCAATCTTCGGCACGGATTCTTTACCATCTCGATATGCTTGCATATGAAAAGTTTCCTGACGATTGTATTCTTACAAAGGAAATGTGCGCCGCTTGGCTTCGCTTAAAACCCGGAGAGCATCCAAATGGCCTTTTGCGAAGGGTTACTCCGGTAAGGCAGCTTGGAAAGTATATGAAAGGGCTCGGGTATGATGCTTACGTGATTCCAGGACACATCCCGCACAGGCAGATTAAATATGAAGCGCATATTTATACAGACGCTGAGCTGAAAGCTTTTTTCAATTCTGTTGACCATTGCCCACCCTCGCCGTTTTCGCCGACCCGGAAATATGTCATCCCTGTAATTTTCCGTATGCTGTATTGCTGCGGGATGCGTTCCTCGGAAGCACGGATGTTAAGAGCAGAAGACGTAGATATTGATACGGGCAGAATAACGATTCGGGAGTCCAAGGGCTGGAAAGCCAGGATCGTGTACATGGGTGATGATCTGCATGATGTATGCAGGGAATATGATTCCATCATGGAATCCATGTATCCAGGCCGGGAAGTATTTTTCCCAAACAAGGAAGGGAACTTCTTCAGCAAGTCAATTCTTGACCAATGGTTCCATGAGTTTTGGGATAAGCTTCCCGAGTCCAGGGCTGTCATAGGAAATCCCGCGAGAGTCCACGATTTTCGCCATGGGTATGCTGTGCACAGGCTGAACCAATGGGTCAGAGAAGGACAGGATATCAATGCGCTCTATCCTTACCTCAGCGAATATATGGGGCATTCCTGCTATGCCGACACGGATTACTATTTGTCCCTTGTGGAAGACTTCTACCCAGAAATGGAATGGAGGCTTTCTGCTGTAAATGACAGCATCCTGCCAGAGGTGTGTCATGAAGAAGAATGA